The following coding sequences are from one Sciurus carolinensis chromosome 11, mSciCar1.2, whole genome shotgun sequence window:
- the LOC124958107 gene encoding small integral membrane protein 15-like, whose amino-acid sequence MFDIKTWAEYIVEWAAKDPYGFLTTVILALTPLFLTSDVLSWKLAKMIEAREKEQKKKQKHQENIAKASQLKKD is encoded by the coding sequence ATGTTTGATATAAAGACTTGGGCTGAGTATATTGTGGAATGGGCTGCAAAAGACCCATATGGCTTCCTTACAACAGTTATTTTGGCCCTTACTCCACTGTTCCTAACAAGTGATGTACTGTCCTGGAAATTGGCCAAGATGATTGAAGCCAGGGAGAAggagcaaaagaagaaacaaaaacatcaagaaaatattGCAAAAGCTAGCCAACTGAAAAAGGACTGA